In the genome of Actinobacillus lignieresii, the window CCGTGTACCATTACATAGGCACCGCAGTCTGAAGTCGCTTCAATCAAGTTTTCTGATAAAACACAAGGTAAACCGGTTACTTCCGATAAATGTTTAACCACTAATTCCGAATAACCTTCAGGTGTATTTAAACCGGTACCGATTGCGGTTGCGCCTAAATTCACTTCTAACAATAATTTAGCGGTACGTTTTAAATTACGTACTTCTTCTTCCAATAACACAGCGAAAGCTTTAAATTCTTGACCGACTGTCATTGGTACCGCATCTTGTAACTGAGTACGACCCATTTTTAACACGTCTTTAAATTCTTCCGCTTTTGCTTCGAAGCTTTTTTGTAAATAACGGACTTTTTTAATTAAATGCAAGATACTGTTATAGACCGCAATACGGAAACCGGTCGGATAAGCATCATTGGTTGATTGGCTTGCATTCACATGATCCATCGGGTTAATCACGCTATATTCGCCTTTTTTATGACCTAATAACTCTAAAGCTAAATTTGCTACTACTTCATTAGTATTCATATTAACCGATGTACCGGCACCACCTTGATATACATCTGATGGGAACTGATCCATACAGCGACCTTTCACTAAGATCTCATCGCAAGCCTCTATAATCGCTTTTGCGACTTTTTTCGGGATTGCGCCCAATTCACCGTTCGCTAATGCGGTCGCTTTTTTAACCATAACCATACCGCGTACAAATTCCGGCACATCCGAAATGGTATTTTTTGAAATATTAAAATTCTCAACCGCTCTTAATGTATGGATACCCCAATAAGCTTCTGCAGGTACTTCTCTTTCGCCTAATAAATCCACTTCAACACGTACATTACTCATAAATTCACCTCAATAAATTGAAATAACAGGTACTAAATTCGGTGGAGATCATAATGATTTTGCATAAAAAGAAATGTGATTTAGATCACATTTTATAGACTGCGATATAGGATATAAATTGGGGTTTCAGATTAGAAATTCTAATGATTAAAAATGAAGAAATAGTAAATCAACGGCAGTCCGATCAACCAGAATAAACAGGAAATTATCACTGCCGCATGAAATTGCCAGTGCTTAGTTTTATGACGAATATATTTCATCGCCAAGAAAGTCCCGATAAACCCGCCGGCAAAACATAGGAAAAATAAATTGGATTCCGGAACCCGCCATGTTTTATTGACCGATTTTTGCTTATCGATATACATCAGATAGAAGCTGATGAGATTGATCATAAGAAAGTAAATTGAAAGAAAAATCGCCATTACAAAAAACTCCTAGAAAAAACCGCTTGTAGTATAGCTACAAGCGGCTCGATTTCTGAATGTTTTTACAAACTAGATGATTTCAACTTGTTCCGAACCTTCACCTAAGTTTTCGATTTTACCGATTACCCAAGCGTTTTCGCCCGCTTGTTTTAATACGGCTAATGCGGTTTCAACGTCTTTTTCCGGTAATGCGATAACCATACCGACACCGCAGTTAAAGGTACGATACATTTCATAACGGCTGATGTTACCTTTTTCTTGTAACCATTTGAATGCCGCCGGCCATTCCCATGATTTTTCATCGATGACCGCTTTTGCCGTCGCCGGAAGTACGCGCGGAATATTTTCCCAGAAACCGCCGCCGGTTAAGTGAGCGATAGCGTGCACATCCGCTTGTTTAATCAGTTGAAGTACCGATTTTACATAGATTTTGGTCGGTGCGAGTAAATGCTCGCTTAACGCTTTACCTTCTAATGTATCGGTTGCCGGATTCGCACCGCTTACTTCAATTACTTTACGAATTAATGAGTAACCGTTTGAGTGAGGGCCGCTTGAAGCCAATGCAAGTAATACGTCCCCCGCTTTTACTGCGGAACCGTCGATAATTTCGGATTTTTCTACTACGCCTACGCAGAAGCCGGCTAAGTCGTAGTCACCTTCGTGATACATACCCGGCATTTCCGCCGTTTCTCCGCCGACTAACGCACAGCCTGAAATTTCGCAACCGTCCGCAATACCTTTGATTACATCCGCCGCAACGTCCACTTCTAATTTACCGGTCGCATAGTAATCTAAGAAGAATAGCGGCTCCGCACCTTGAACCACTAGATCGTTTACGCACATCGCCACTAAATCTTGACCGATAGTGTCATGTTTGTTGAGGTCAATCGCTAAACGTAATTTCGTACCGACACCGTCAGTACCCGATACTAAAATAGGTTCTTTATATTTAGTCGGTAGTGCGCATAACGCTCCGAAACCGCCTAAACCGCCCATAACTTCCGGACGGCGAGTACGTTTCACATCGCCTTTAATACGTTCTACTAATTCGTTACCGGCATGAATATCTACGCCGGCGTCTTTATAACTAAGTTGTGTATTGCTCACAGATAACCTCAACAAAAATAAGAAAATGCAACTTATTATAACACAATGCAATCGTTTGCGTGAATAAGGTAACATAAAATTATACGGATAAAAAATTCATTCCGCCTACTTCAGCGAATTCGCAGCGCTTCGGCTCATTAGACAAGTAAAAAAATTGAGAATTATTTTCCGCAAAACGAGTCTATACTCTACCTCTAAATTTTTAAACCTCATTATGAAAAAAGCAATTACCTTATTTACATTATTATGCACGGTACTTCTCTCATTCGGTACCGCAACTTATGCAAACGCTATGGACTTACCTAAAAAAGAAAGCGGTCTGACGTTAGATATCGCACGTCGTTTCTATACCGTTGATACGATAAAACAATTTATCGACACCATTCATCAGGCAGGCGGAACTTTCCTGCATTTACATTTTTCCGATCACGAGAATTATGCATTGGAAAGTTCTTATTTGGAACAACGAGAAGAAAATGCCGTTGAGAAAAACGGAACCTATTTCAATCCGAAAACAAATAAGCCGTTTCTCACTTATAAACAGCTCAATGAAATTATCTATTATGCCAAAGAACGAAATATTGAAATTGTGCCTGAAGTCGATAGCCCGAATCATATGACGGCGATTTTTGATCTTTTAACCCTTAAGCACGGTAAGGAGTATGTGAAAGGGCTGAAATCGCCTTATCTTGCCGAGGAAATCGATATTAATAACCCTGAAGCGGTTGAAATTATCAAAACCTTAATCGGTGAAGTGATTTATATTTTTGGGCATTCCAGCCGACACTTTCATATCGGCGGAGACGAATTTAGTTATGCGGTCGAAAACAATCACGAATTTATTCGTTATGTAAATACGCTAAATGACTTTATTAATAACAAAGGACTAATTACCCGTATTTGGAACGACGGTTTGATTAAAAACAATTTAAATGAGCTTAATCGGAATATCGAAATTACTTATTGGAGCTATGACGGCGATGCTCAAGCCAAAGAGGATATTAAATATCGACGCGAAATAAGAGCCGACTTGCCCGAATTGCTGGCAAACGGTTTTAAGGTTTTAAACTATAATTCTTATTATTTATACTTTGTGCCTAAATCCGCTTCTAATATTCACAATGACGGTAAATATGCGGCTGAAGACGTATTAAATAACTGGACATTAGGTAAATGGGACGGCAAAAACACTTCGAATCACGTACAAAATACGCAGAATATTATCGGTGCTTCTTTGTCGATTTGGGGGGAGTGTTCCGGCGCATTAAACGAACAAACCATTCAGCAAGCCTCTAAAAATTTATTAAAAGCGGTGATCCAAAAAACTAATGATCCGAAATCGCATTAGAAAATCATTGGAAATTCTGCTACTATAGCCTCTCGACAAGCGGTCTCTTTTTGCAAAAAAATTGCAAATTCAGACCGCTTATTTATTCACTAGTGGTTCGAAAACCTCCCACGCCAAAGATTCTTCTTTGAAATCAAAACTAAGGATACAAAATGAACTCAACCCCAAAAGCCGTCGTGATCTTTTCCGGCGGACAAGACTCCACGACTTGTCTTTTTCAAGCTATTCAAGAATTCGGTGTGGAAAATGTCGAAGTGGTAACCTTTCAATATGGTCAGCGTCATGCGATTGAGCTGGAAAAAGCGGCATGGATAGCGAAAGATCTCGGTGTGAAACAAACGCTGATTGATACTTCCGTGATCAAAGCCATCACATCTAATGCGATGATGGAAGAACGCGAAATTAAACAAGAAGGCAATACGCCGAATACCTTTGTTGATGGTCGTAATGCACTGTTTTTACTTTACACCGCTATTTACGCCAAAGGACAAGGCATCCGAACCATTTTTACCGGTGTATGCGAAACCGACTTTAGCGGTTATCCGGACTGCCGAGATGTGTTTGTGAAGTCGATGAATGTAACCCTCAATCTTGCGATGGACTATAATTTCAATATTCGCACACCGCTGATGTACCTGACTAAAAAACAAACTTGGGCATTAGCCGATAAGCTTGGTGCGTTCGATTATATCAGACAACACACCCACACCTGCTATTTAGGCGTAGAAGGCGGTTGTCACACTTGCCCG includes:
- the purM gene encoding phosphoribosylformylglycinamidine cyclo-ligase, with translation MSNTQLSYKDAGVDIHAGNELVERIKGDVKRTRRPEVMGGLGGFGALCALPTKYKEPILVSGTDGVGTKLRLAIDLNKHDTIGQDLVAMCVNDLVVQGAEPLFFLDYYATGKLEVDVAADVIKGIADGCEISGCALVGGETAEMPGMYHEGDYDLAGFCVGVVEKSEIIDGSAVKAGDVLLALASSGPHSNGYSLIRKVIEVSGANPATDTLEGKALSEHLLAPTKIYVKSVLQLIKQADVHAIAHLTGGGFWENIPRVLPATAKAVIDEKSWEWPAAFKWLQEKGNISRYEMYRTFNCGVGMVIALPEKDVETALAVLKQAGENAWVIGKIENLGEGSEQVEII
- a CDS encoding DUF1294 domain-containing protein, yielding MAIFLSIYFLMINLISFYLMYIDKQKSVNKTWRVPESNLFFLCFAGGFIGTFLAMKYIRHKTKHWQFHAAVIISCLFWLIGLPLIYYFFIFNH
- the queC gene encoding 7-cyano-7-deazaguanine synthase QueC; translation: MNSTPKAVVIFSGGQDSTTCLFQAIQEFGVENVEVVTFQYGQRHAIELEKAAWIAKDLGVKQTLIDTSVIKAITSNAMMEEREIKQEGNTPNTFVDGRNALFLLYTAIYAKGQGIRTIFTGVCETDFSGYPDCRDVFVKSMNVTLNLAMDYNFNIRTPLMYLTKKQTWALADKLGAFDYIRQHTHTCYLGVEGGCHTCPSCVLREKGLNEYLSEKTSGQKNV
- the aspA gene encoding aspartate ammonia-lyase — its product is MSNVRVEVDLLGEREVPAEAYWGIHTLRAVENFNISKNTISDVPEFVRGMVMVKKATALANGELGAIPKKVAKAIIEACDEILVKGRCMDQFPSDVYQGGAGTSVNMNTNEVVANLALELLGHKKGEYSVINPMDHVNASQSTNDAYPTGFRIAVYNSILHLIKKVRYLQKSFEAKAEEFKDVLKMGRTQLQDAVPMTVGQEFKAFAVLLEEEVRNLKRTAKLLLEVNLGATAIGTGLNTPEGYSELVVKHLSEVTGLPCVLSENLIEATSDCGAYVMVHGALKRTAVKLSKVCNDLRLLSSGPRAGLNEINLPELQAGSSIMPAKVNPVVPEVVNQVCFKVIGNDTTVTFAAEAGQLQLNVMEPVIGQAMFESIDILANACVNLRDKCIDGITVNKEICENFVFNSIGIVTYLNPFIGHHNGDIVGKICATTGRGVREVVLERGLLTEAQLDDILSVENLMNPTYKAAKFTEEE
- a CDS encoding family 20 glycosylhydrolase; the encoded protein is MKKAITLFTLLCTVLLSFGTATYANAMDLPKKESGLTLDIARRFYTVDTIKQFIDTIHQAGGTFLHLHFSDHENYALESSYLEQREENAVEKNGTYFNPKTNKPFLTYKQLNEIIYYAKERNIEIVPEVDSPNHMTAIFDLLTLKHGKEYVKGLKSPYLAEEIDINNPEAVEIIKTLIGEVIYIFGHSSRHFHIGGDEFSYAVENNHEFIRYVNTLNDFINNKGLITRIWNDGLIKNNLNELNRNIEITYWSYDGDAQAKEDIKYRREIRADLPELLANGFKVLNYNSYYLYFVPKSASNIHNDGKYAAEDVLNNWTLGKWDGKNTSNHVQNTQNIIGASLSIWGECSGALNEQTIQQASKNLLKAVIQKTNDPKSH